In Penaeus chinensis breed Huanghai No. 1 chromosome 26, ASM1920278v2, whole genome shotgun sequence, a single genomic region encodes these proteins:
- the LOC125039197 gene encoding uncharacterized protein LOC125039197 isoform X1, with the protein MLKGLSSHTWLPACSKFLQGVSSRGKSPLSSRNLNGAPPRDNAAAPPNRQTGGVVFGIACAGYATFLLSVTGRLIYNNRRRREEKRRLATLEPAAKGGGDVHVFWVLAPGRKVGTSLLCVECPGNEVKVFDLVVGGYQERSWRKGKKRQTERKRSYENVAIVEEASGSEIPRRRRSSAPSPAARGVAPGPPAGSSASGERRSSLSSEEEGRRPGFSGTADLPPEGMPVPEGGVAGQESLKEEAPPGKSKS; encoded by the exons ATGCTGAAGGGACTCTCATCACACACGTGGCTCCCCGCGTGTTCGAAGTTCCTCCAAGGAGTTTCCAGCAGAGGAAAATCGCCTTTATCAAGCCGGAATTTGAACGGCGCGCCCCCGAGGGACAATGCGGCGGCGCCTCCAAATCGCCAAACCGGAGGCGTCGTTTTTGGCATCGCTTGTGCCGGATACGCGACCTTTTTACTCTCGGTTACCGGGAGACTCATTTACaacaataggaggaggagagaggaaaagcggcGCCTCGCGACCCTGGAGCCCGCGGCGAAGGGCGGCGGCGACGTCCACGTGTTCTGGGTACTGGCGCCGGGCAGGAAGGTGGGCACCTCGCTCCTCTGTGTGGAATGCCCTGGCAACGAAGTCAAGGTGTTTGACCTGGTCGTTGGGGGCTACCAAGAGAGGtcgtggaggaagggaaagaaacgtcagactgaaagaaagagaagttatGAAAATGTGGCGATAG TCGAGGAAGCGAGTGGCAGCGAAATTCCACGGCGACGGAGATCCTCAGCGCCTTCCCCCGCCGCGCGAGGAGTGGCGCCGGGTCCTCCTGCTGGGTCATCGGCCTCGGGGGAACGCAGGTCTTCCCTTTCCAGCGAGGAGGAAGGGCGGCGACCTGGCTTCTCCGGGACCGCCGATTTGCCTCCTGAAGGAATGCCTGTTCCTGAAGGAGGCGTTGCAGGACAGGAGTCTTTGAAGGAGGAAGCGCCTCCTGGCAAAAGTAAATCCTAA
- the LOC125039197 gene encoding uncharacterized protein LOC125039197 isoform X2 yields the protein MLKGLSSHTWLPACSKFLQGVSSRGKSPLSSRNLNGAPPRDNAAAPPNRQTGGVVFGIACAGYATFLLSVTGRLIYNNRRRREEKRRLATLEPAAKGGGDVHVFWVLAPGRKSRKRVAAKFHGDGDPQRLPPPREEWRRVLLLGHRPRGNAGLPFPARRKGGDLASPGPPICLLKECLFLKEALQDRSL from the exons ATGCTGAAGGGACTCTCATCACACACGTGGCTCCCCGCGTGTTCGAAGTTCCTCCAAGGAGTTTCCAGCAGAGGAAAATCGCCTTTATCAAGCCGGAATTTGAACGGCGCGCCCCCGAGGGACAATGCGGCGGCGCCTCCAAATCGCCAAACCGGAGGCGTCGTTTTTGGCATCGCTTGTGCCGGATACGCGACCTTTTTACTCTCGGTTACCGGGAGACTCATTTACaacaataggaggaggagagaggaaaagcggcGCCTCGCGACCCTGGAGCCCGCGGCGAAGGGCGGCGGCGACGTCCACGTGTTCTGGGTACTGGCGCCGGGCAGGAAG TCGAGGAAGCGAGTGGCAGCGAAATTCCACGGCGACGGAGATCCTCAGCGCCTTCCCCCGCCGCGCGAGGAGTGGCGCCGGGTCCTCCTGCTGGGTCATCGGCCTCGGGGGAACGCAGGTCTTCCCTTTCCAGCGAGGAGGAAGGGCGGCGACCTGGCTTCTCCGGGACCGCCGATTTGCCTCCTGAAGGAATGCCTGTTCCTGAAGGAGGCGTTGCAGGACAGGAGTCTTTGA